The Colletes latitarsis isolate SP2378_abdomen chromosome 1, iyColLati1, whole genome shotgun sequence genomic interval gcaattttgatTATTAACAAACCCAtcgtaataaatatattaaaattgagTTTCAAGCTATCTTACATTTGAATAATCAATGtattaaagaaatgtttaaatttgaaaaacatTAACCAAGGCTGTTTCCCACAGGGCCCATTTGTTAACTCCGAATATTACCCAGGATGGTTATCGCACTGGCAAGAACCGTTTCAAAGAGTAAAATCCAGCGAAGTTGCTAAAACTCTGGATGAAATGCTGTCATTAGGTGCTTCCGTTAACATGTATATGTTTTATGGTGGCACAAACTTCGGCTATACCGCTGGTTAGtaacattttattattttttaatttacaggTGATAGccattataatataatacatcgataaaatttaatatattaaatttaatatattattttatagatatatattttttattattttaattacaattttaattacaaTACTTGTACATAAAATAATTGCATGCTGTGAATCTACCATTGCGTTTTGACTTACGTAACAAATTTGTTTGAATTTGGggcagaaattatttttaaattaaacgtcAAATTATTATTAAGCATAAATTACGCTAAATAAAACACATTTTAAATTCGACAGGCGCTAACGGTGGCGATAACGCGTACCAGCCACAATTAACTTCCTACGATTATGACGCCCCGTTAACAGAAGCTGGTGATCCAACGCCAAAGTACTTTGAAATCAGAAACGTTATCGCCAAGGTACGATAtttttcaaacaacgaatttATCAAAAGTTAtccatatttattatatttatactttGAAAGTTACCTTCAATACCAATCCTTCAAACTTAATAATGAACGTGTTCTTTGCTTTTACAGCATTTACCATTACCCGACGTACCCCTTCCGACGGTATCAGCGAAAGGCAATTACGGTTCGATATACTTGTCGCCAATTTTCAATCTGCTCGAACCCGATGGCCGGAGTAGATTTGCAACGATCGTTATTCAAGAAAAAGAGCCACAAACATTCGAGGCTCTTAACATGCCTCATTGGCTAGTACTGTACGAGACTAACCTCCATGCCAGACCTTTGGATCCTACTGTTTTACATGCAATTGTTCGGGATAGAGCATTGGTCTACGTGGACGACAACTTGATTGGAACCTTGAGTCGCACTGACAATATATACGACATAAGTATAGAGAGTCCCTACCAACATAACTTGAAGTTACTGGTGGAGAATCAAGGACGACTTAACTATGGAAGCGGACTTCGCGACTTTAAGGTTCGTTGATCAATATGGTCATATCGTATTGGATAACTCTTTACAAGAATTTCATTTCTAAGGTATTCAGAGTAAGCTCCGAGGGGAGTCTTATTGTATtaggaaattcttttttcttgAAAAGTAGCATTTATACATTATGATTCAAAGCTGAAAAAAGTTATATCAACGATCTATAAGCGAATATTTTTTTCTGTGAAATATAAATTGCATTTATTTTTagcataattttatttttatatttatctctTAGATTGTTTTTTAAGAAGGCTGAAATACCTCATCTTCTAAATTGTGTTTTATTTCTAGCCCTCTCATTTATTAGGTTGTTTCTTCTTTCTTGTTTACTTGCATTCCTTTCCAATTTTGCTTTTTCTATTTACCACTTTTTGTCTTTTGCTTCGACTTACATTttcttatttcttttatttccaGTCATCAATCTCATTCATTTTTTCTATTGTTGGTATTTTTATgccacatttttatttttaggctCTTTATCTTTCCtttttgtttttcaattttcattgcTAGTCTTGTATTAGAAACACGATTTTTACCCAGTTTGCTTCTAAAGGGGCCTTTTTTTAGATGTCTTTCTTTGTCACTTCAGGACCACTTGCATTTGTTTTTATCAAATGTTTTTAATTAAACTGTGTTACTTTCTATTTACAAAGTAGTTTTTTTtcgagcggtcacccatcccaaAAGTACTGGACTCAATCGCGTCCAATGCAGTTTAACGTCGATGATCGAACAAGTAACAATGATTTCAACGTGCAATGACCGCTACCGagctttattttaatttaaacccttaaatatttcaatgtacaaaaaaatgaatttataccagatttctacaagttttccttttatttagtgaagcgaatcaccattatagttGCATCTATTCTATGATTATTATAAGTGTGTTTCTCCAAACAACAGTCAATTGCATTTTTCCTGATGTTACGAATTTCTTTTTTCTCCTTTAACAGGGGATCTCGAGCGTAACTGTCGGCCAAGCTCCCGTTTATAATTGGACAATGACCGGATTCCGTTTAGACAACGTCAACCTTGTTGAAGATTGCCCGACGATTACAGTGGAAAACGGAACTCTCCATCATGGACCAGTGGTGTTTCGTGGGAAATTCACGATTTCTGGCGAACCTTTGGACACGTACTTGAACACTGCTGGCTGGGGCAAAGGAGTAGCTTTCGTAAATGGCCACAATCTTGGTCGATATTGGCCACTCGTGGGGCCACAAATAACTCTGTACGTTCCTGCGACTTTCTTACGAACCGATGAGAATGAGTTGGTGCTGATAGAACTGGAGTATGCGCCAAACAgcagaaaaatgaaattacagaacacTCCGATTCTTGATTATACGATCTAATAGACCAgcgtttttttaaatctttttcTCCCCTCAAACTACAAACATGCTAATTCTATTATGAATTTAGGGGGTTATTGTATTGTAAAATCGATTTTACAATATCGATTCTTGCCTCTTTCATAATTTTTCAAAGTGttgctattttttttaattatcaattgTTTCCTTTTCCAATCAACTTTGAAAAAATTTCTAGGCATTTCATAGATATCAATAAATACTGTGAAGTATTCcaacaaaaaaaatttgtataattattttaatttgtataaaacgtaagaaagaaacaatatttaaacattaataactttttaacgaagcctcaatcaacaaattggtattcttgtttttgtcttattttggcctctaaaatctcccattaaaatttttcccaaggggtggccgaacactcagtATACAAAACATCTTAAAGCTGACTTCTAAAGAGAACATTATGGTCGAAATCTAGACAAATATATCTAACAACCACCAAATTGCATTTAATAGGACACCtgtaaaattaaagaattttgcatttatctttcatcctacaaagatcagaattctttcttattatacaataataataataacctaTTATTCGAATTAAATTATCTTCGCAAAGAAATTTGTATGtctcttttaaaaataattgtgaCTGATTgttgtttaattaaaaaaattacatcacaaaaataaaataattttatataattctacCCGGTGTTGTTATTTCCCACATGTTTCTCCTCCGTATAACAATTATTACCAAAAAGTATGTTAGGATTGTAAgagttttatatttataaaacttcttttcgaattaacgcgatatttaaacgaaGTATATGCAACAACTAAAAGAAACTTCAACCGAAGTTGAAAGTAAAAACGTcaataattatttacaattataattttttaggtTTTGCTACATTAAATATATTCGTTTACACGATTAAGATcgttttacaatcattttctagGGAATAATGTAACTGCGTTTATATGGCAATTATTTATTTGGTATACTGCAAAGGTATCCAAGAAGTCCACGAGTAGGCTGCAGGAAATTGTAAATAACTTCTGCTTGCATCCTCAAACATAATTGCACTCATACCTGGTCCATGACTTTCCATGTTTGCACAATTAGCGATAGTTTGAATCGACGTATCCAGATTGTGACATCGTTCGTGGGACCGTAAATTATTGACCACAGAGAACTGCTTCTTGCATACGTTACAACGATGTGGCCGGTCTCCTGAAAAATTTGATATAAATATTAGTACAAACCTAGATTTAACTCGCGATACTAAATAATGTAAAATTTAAAGTCCAATTTCCAGATGTCCTTTCATTCAGTCTTCTGAATTCAGCTTTTCAGTTATTGCTAAATAACAAGACCATTTTATgtcaaaaagaaagaaatatttacTTATCATgcaattgtaaaataaatatctatAGTTAATAATTGAATGCAATTATTATCACATTTAATAACTATTATTGTAATCacttatatataaaaataaataaagaaataaataatacatttatattctaatttataaattgGTAATCCCCTTTCCCTTTCAAATAGTTTTAGATATATGTCAATCTGACTTTccattttggagatatcgtcgtgtaaagaaaagtaaaattttttaaattccactattTTTCTCTCTCTGTGTTACAACAGTTCcagtaacgcgtattaaaaatactaaaactttggtgGCGTATAATTCCAAAACTACTTATGTTTTATCTAGAATTGCACCACTGTTAGAATCCACgaggcttcccctttaaaatggttttcggtttatgtcgatccggctttccattttcgagatatcgtaatgtaaatgaaggggtaattttttaaattccactatctctgtctccgtctaacgcggCTGACCTCTCTCTCGCACGTGCATCGTGCTGATCTACCTCAATCACGTGACGCAcgtgaccgagtgacctagA includes:
- the LOC143341700 gene encoding beta-galactosidase, with protein sequence MWSFLLALAVTGATGEVVNIHMNDTLNKFSFDVDLGNNQFLLDGQPFRYVSGSFHYFRAPRRYWRDRLKKMRAAGLNAVSTYVEWNLHEPSEDEWHWSGNADLVEFLNIAQEEDLLVLLRPGPYICAERDFGGLPYWLLTRVPDIVLRTNDARYMRYVERYLDKLFEKINPYLRGNGGPIIMVQVENEYGSYACDTEYMDRLRYIMKRKIGSKALLYTTDGNSPNMLRCGSVPGAYATVDFGASANVTKSFEIMRLYQPRGPFVNSEYYPGWLSHWQEPFQRVKSSEVAKTLDEMLSLGASVNMYMFYGGTNFGYTAGANGGDNAYQPQLTSYDYDAPLTEAGDPTPKYFEIRNVIAKHLPLPDVPLPTVSAKGNYGSIYLSPIFNLLEPDGRSRFATIVIQEKEPQTFEALNMPHWLVLYETNLHARPLDPTVLHAIVRDRALVYVDDNLIGTLSRTDNIYDISIESPYQHNLKLLVENQGRLNYGSGLRDFKGISSVTVGQAPVYNWTMTGFRLDNVNLVEDCPTITVENGTLHHGPVVFRGKFTISGEPLDTYLNTAGWGKGVAFVNGHNLGRYWPLVGPQITLYVPATFLRTDENELVLIELEYAPNSRKMKLQNTPILDYTI